Within Pseudomonadota bacterium, the genomic segment CTATATCAGCGCCGTAGAGCACGGTAAGCAAAACATCAGTATCGGTGCGATCTCAAAGCTTGCAAAGGCGCTCAACCTTTCAATCGAAGAGCTCCTGCTAGGGATTGAATCCTGACGTCTTAGAGAGGCCGACCTCGCCGGTTACAACAGCGCTGTGTGGGGCAGGATGCCCTTCAATCGTCTTAGTATGATCGTGAGGATCTAGAAAATCAGCCAGACTTTCATAAGGGGCCCAGGTGGTTCTTCTTTGCTCCATTGGTGTAATCGGCCCAAATCGATGCACACAGACGTTCTTAAAACCTGCGCGCTCAAGGAGTGTGGCGAGAGCATCGGCGGTTGGAATTATCCAGGCGTTTCTCATCTTTGCGTAACGCTCCGGGGGTAAAAGCAGAAACGATCCAGGCTGATCGATAACGAGGCTCTCAATCAGCACCGTGCCACCTGGACGTAACGACTCAAATAGTTGCCGAACGGCTGCATGCGGGTCACGTTGATGGTACATGACCCCCATGCACACGATCAGATCAAAGAAACGTGGAAAGGCCGTCAGCGCTGAAAGTCCAACCGGAACGAAGCCAAGATTAGGGACCCTTAGGATAGATTGCAGCAGCGCAAACTGTAGCCAGCAGCGGTCGACCGGATCAAATCCTAATGCCAGCTCAGGATATAGCGAGGCGAGCTTAAAGAGAAAATAGCCGTTACTACATCCGATATCCGCGATTCGTAAACCGGAGCGCTTAGGTAATAGTGGAGCTATACGGCGCCATTTAATGTCGGAGCGCCACTCAGCATCGATCTCAAGCTCCCCCAACTTAAATGGCCCGATGCGCCACGGAATAAGCTCCTCGCACAACGCGCGCAGGTTAGAGAGATTGACCTCCGGCTTGAGAGTGGCTGAGATACTATAGTGGTCTAATATGGAGTCTATGCAAGCAAGGCTCTGCGCTATATTCGAACTAAAGCCCCCCTTAAAGCGTTTCCAATGTTCAGACCGAAGTAGCTGCCGCCACGCCCTCTTAAGCTCATGGCTAAGAGCCGTAGCGGCGATCTCCGAGCGATATGGAAAGAGGGGCCGTAGGGTTGATGTAATAGGGGGATAGCTCTGCACCCCCTTGAGCTACCACGGAGTGATGGGATAAGCCAAGCACGCGGTTACTTTCCTTGCGACTGATGCTGGGATAAACTAACGGGTAATGAGCACATTTACCGAGACCACTGCGAGCATCACCATTTCAGTCGAGCCTACCCCTATTCCAGAGGACTCAAGGATAGAGGATGGGGTGTTTGTCTTTGCTTATACGGTTCATATCGAAAACAACTCAGGAGAGACGGTGCAGCTTATGGAGCGGCACTGGGTAATAGAGTCTGCTGATGAGCAGATTGGTGAGGTCACCGGTCCGGGAGTGATAGGGGTGCAGCCAACCTTAAAGCCTGGTACACGCTTTGAGTACACAAGTAGCACAGTTATTCGTGATCCGATCGGAGCGATGAAGGGTAGCTACATATTTCGCCGCAGGGATGGATCTCTGTTCGTCGCTCAGATCCCCCGTTTTCGACTACTCTTTCCGACACTATTTAATTAGATTGCAACTATGCCGAAAGATTTTTTCTCAAGTGCACAAACAACTAGCCTCTCATCACTTACGCACGGTGCAAAGATTCATGTCATCGGTGTATGCGGCGTTGCGATGGCACAGCTAGCTGTTGTGTTAACAGAACGGGGATATCAGGTATCCGGGAGCGATAAGGAGTTTTATGAGCCGATGAAGAGCCTGCTTGGGCGCTCAAAGGTGCAGATCAAAACTGGCTATGCCGCTCATAACGTGCCCCTTGATGCAGCGCTAGTT encodes:
- the apaG gene encoding Co2+/Mg2+ efflux protein ApaG produces the protein MSTFTETTASITISVEPTPIPEDSRIEDGVFVFAYTVHIENNSGETVQLMERHWVIESADEQIGEVTGPGVIGVQPTLKPGTRFEYTSSTVIRDPIGAMKGSYIFRRRDGSLFVAQIPRFRLLFPTLFN
- the cmoB gene encoding tRNA 5-methoxyuridine(34)/uridine 5-oxyacetic acid(34) synthase CmoB, whose product is MQSYPPITSTLRPLFPYRSEIAATALSHELKRAWRQLLRSEHWKRFKGGFSSNIAQSLACIDSILDHYSISATLKPEVNLSNLRALCEELIPWRIGPFKLGELEIDAEWRSDIKWRRIAPLLPKRSGLRIADIGCSNGYFLFKLASLYPELALGFDPVDRCWLQFALLQSILRVPNLGFVPVGLSALTAFPRFFDLIVCMGVMYHQRDPHAAVRQLFESLRPGGTVLIESLVIDQPGSFLLLPPERYAKMRNAWIIPTADALATLLERAGFKNVCVHRFGPITPMEQRRTTWAPYESLADFLDPHDHTKTIEGHPAPHSAVVTGEVGLSKTSGFNP